A DNA window from Sulfitobacter noctilucicola contains the following coding sequences:
- a CDS encoding xanthine dehydrogenase family protein molybdopterin-binding subunit, whose product MDKFGKSQSVTRTEDVRFLTGDGRYVDDIAPEGALHGYFLRSTVAHGIINELDVSDALEVDGVHMVLTCRDMEAAGVDVSMAGAVVQNRDGSNGAKPQRPMLAKDRVRYVGEPVALIVADTIAQARDAAELIMFDVDDLPAKIEFAAGGETLHAEAPDNKAFDWGMGDESATEAAFKSAARTVALDVDDNRIIVNSMEPRGAYAEWTDGKLHVAQNGQGVWAHKGYLKSAFGLEDDQVRVTNPDTGGGFGMKAMTYNEYFCLAQAARVLDRPVRWMSERTEAMLSDNGGRDLTSLAEFAFDENNKITAYRVTSKCNLGAYNSQFAQFIQTQLFSRVLMGVYDVQTTWLQVEGYYTNTTPVDAYRGAGRPEAIYVLERLMDRAARELGVDPWELRRINFIKPDQFPYLAATGETYDVGDFNKVLSRVAIEADRAGFEARRAADAEKGLLRGQGLCYYIESILGDPSEGAHVVFNEDGTVTIYVGTQSNGQGHETVYAQFLSDQTGIPANKITVVQGDSDLIAQGGGTGGSRSVTVQNNATLATVAKMTEAFTVFLSEEMGVPASEISFDDERFRAEGSNLTPTMLEVAEMAREKGRDDLLSHQERATLPARSFPNGAHVAEVVIDPETGIVVTDRYTVVDDFGNLINPMLAEGQVHGGVAQGVGQAVQERVVYDEDGQLLTASFMDYAMPRATDLPNISFTSEPVPSTANIMGMKGCGEAGTVGALAALSNAVQDALWDHGVRQADMPFTPHRVWEMLNEDRIAAE is encoded by the coding sequence ATGGACAAATTCGGAAAAAGCCAATCGGTCACGCGGACGGAAGACGTACGGTTTCTGACGGGAGACGGGCGTTATGTGGATGACATCGCTCCCGAGGGCGCTTTGCACGGATATTTTCTGCGGTCCACAGTAGCGCATGGCATCATCAACGAACTCGATGTGTCGGACGCTCTGGAGGTGGACGGCGTTCACATGGTGCTGACCTGTCGCGACATGGAAGCGGCGGGCGTAGATGTGTCGATGGCGGGTGCCGTGGTGCAAAACCGCGATGGGTCAAACGGGGCCAAGCCGCAGCGTCCGATGCTGGCGAAAGACCGAGTGCGCTATGTGGGCGAGCCTGTGGCGCTGATTGTGGCGGACACCATCGCACAGGCACGCGACGCGGCCGAGTTAATTATGTTTGACGTGGATGATCTGCCAGCCAAGATCGAGTTCGCTGCCGGTGGTGAGACGCTGCACGCAGAAGCGCCCGACAATAAGGCGTTTGATTGGGGTATGGGCGACGAAAGCGCGACTGAAGCCGCGTTCAAATCGGCTGCGCGAACTGTCGCCCTGGATGTCGATGACAACCGCATTATCGTCAATTCCATGGAGCCACGTGGGGCCTATGCCGAGTGGACAGATGGCAAATTACATGTGGCCCAGAACGGACAGGGCGTTTGGGCGCACAAAGGCTACCTCAAATCCGCTTTCGGTCTGGAAGACGATCAGGTGCGGGTCACCAACCCCGACACGGGCGGCGGCTTTGGCATGAAGGCAATGACCTACAACGAATATTTCTGTCTGGCGCAGGCCGCGCGCGTTCTGGATCGCCCTGTGCGCTGGATGTCCGAGCGGACCGAAGCAATGCTCAGCGACAATGGCGGTCGTGATCTGACATCGTTGGCCGAATTTGCTTTTGACGAAAACAACAAGATCACGGCCTACCGTGTCACGAGCAAATGCAACCTCGGTGCCTATAACTCCCAATTTGCCCAGTTCATCCAGACCCAGCTTTTTAGCCGCGTGTTGATGGGCGTCTATGATGTGCAGACCACATGGTTGCAGGTGGAGGGTTATTATACAAATACCACACCAGTCGATGCCTACCGCGGTGCCGGACGTCCGGAAGCGATCTATGTGCTAGAACGTCTCATGGACCGTGCCGCGCGAGAGTTGGGCGTTGACCCATGGGAGTTGCGCCGCATCAATTTCATCAAGCCCGATCAGTTTCCTTATCTGGCAGCGACAGGGGAGACCTATGATGTCGGCGACTTCAATAAGGTCCTAAGCCGTGTCGCGATCGAGGCCGACCGCGCTGGCTTCGAAGCGCGCCGTGCCGCCGACGCAGAAAAAGGTCTGCTACGCGGGCAGGGGCTTTGTTATTATATCGAGAGCATTTTAGGTGATCCTTCGGAAGGGGCGCATGTCGTCTTTAACGAAGATGGCACAGTCACGATCTATGTCGGCACGCAATCGAACGGGCAGGGGCACGAAACCGTTTATGCCCAGTTCCTGAGCGACCAAACCGGCATCCCCGCAAACAAGATAACCGTTGTACAGGGCGATTCCGACTTGATTGCGCAGGGTGGTGGCACGGGCGGATCACGGTCCGTCACAGTGCAGAACAACGCAACGCTCGCCACCGTGGCAAAGATGACAGAGGCGTTCACAGTTTTCCTGTCGGAAGAAATGGGCGTGCCCGCATCAGAGATCAGCTTTGATGACGAACGGTTCCGCGCTGAGGGATCGAACCTCACGCCCACCATGCTTGAAGTCGCCGAGATGGCTCGCGAAAAAGGTCGCGATGACCTGCTGAGCCACCAGGAACGCGCTACACTCCCGGCACGAAGCTTCCCCAACGGGGCGCATGTGGCTGAAGTGGTGATTGACCCCGAAACCGGCATTGTTGTGACAGACCGCTACACCGTGGTTGATGATTTCGGCAATTTGATCAACCCGATGCTGGCTGAAGGTCAGGTCCATGGCGGCGTGGCCCAAGGTGTGGGGCAGGCGGTGCAGGAACGCGTTGTTTACGATGAAGACGGCCAGCTTCTGACGGCCTCCTTTATGGATTATGCGATGCCGCGGGCGACGGATCTTCCGAATATTTCCTTCACGTCCGAGCCGGTTCCTTCTACCGCAAACATCATGGGAATGAAGGGTTGTGGAGAGGCCGGCACTGTCGGCGCACTTGCCGCTTTGTCTAACGCGGTGCAGGATGCGCTTTGGGATCACGGCGTGCGACAGGCGGACATGCCATTCACGCCGCACCGTGTCTGGGAGATGCTGAATGAGGATCGCATCGCAGCAGAATAA
- a CDS encoding DUF2235 domain-containing protein, with amino-acid sequence MRIASQQNNAKAGRAPATHVIIMDGTLSTLAPAGQTNAGRTYTILRRMGAALSIYYEPGLQWDNWRSVRDVATGKGINRQIRRAYGWLASRYRPGDRIYLFGYSRGAYAVRSLAGVIDLVGLLHADHATHRNIRAAYRHYERNPRGDTARAFSAHHCHAQTEIEMIGVWDTVKSLGINAPVLWRLSEHLHAFHNHDLSAIVKHGFHALAHDENRVAFAPVMWECHDDFPGRLEQVWFPGAHGDVGGQLGGFEAARPLANIPLVWMLGRAMESGLPLPDDWETGLETDPLAPARGTWRGHGRFLMTRKRRVVGADISERFHESVLLRQARPTQLTSSEQALFVDHQGDEPS; translated from the coding sequence ATGAGGATCGCATCGCAGCAGAATAATGCAAAGGCGGGCCGCGCGCCCGCCACTCATGTAATTATCATGGATGGTACGTTGTCTACGCTGGCTCCGGCAGGCCAGACAAATGCAGGCCGTACATATACGATCCTGCGCCGGATGGGTGCCGCTCTTTCGATCTATTACGAGCCCGGTCTGCAATGGGACAACTGGCGCTCCGTCAGGGATGTGGCGACCGGCAAGGGCATCAATCGACAGATCCGCCGTGCTTACGGCTGGCTGGCCAGTCGTTACAGGCCGGGCGACCGGATTTATCTGTTCGGCTATTCGCGGGGGGCTTATGCGGTGCGCTCACTCGCTGGTGTGATTGACCTTGTGGGGCTGCTGCATGCCGATCATGCAACCCATCGGAATATCCGTGCAGCATATCGTCATTATGAGCGAAATCCTCGTGGCGATACGGCACGCGCCTTCTCCGCGCATCATTGCCACGCGCAAACGGAAATCGAGATGATTGGCGTTTGGGACACCGTGAAATCGCTGGGGATCAACGCGCCGGTACTCTGGCGACTGTCAGAGCATCTGCACGCCTTTCACAACCACGATCTCAGCGCGATCGTGAAGCACGGGTTTCATGCGCTGGCTCATGACGAGAACCGCGTCGCCTTTGCCCCCGTCATGTGGGAGTGCCACGACGATTTTCCGGGGCGGCTTGAGCAGGTGTGGTTCCCCGGTGCGCACGGAGATGTGGGTGGCCAGCTCGGCGGGTTCGAGGCGGCCCGACCGCTTGCGAATATTCCGCTGGTCTGGATGCTTGGTAGGGCGATGGAGAGCGGATTGCCATTACCTGACGATTGGGAAACTGGTCTGGAGACTGACCCATTGGCCCCGGCGCGTGGTACGTGGCGCGGCCACGGACGTTTTCTGATGACGCGCAAACGTCGTGTTGTCGGTGCCGATATCTCTGAGCGGTTTCATGAAAGCGTTCTATTGCGACAGGCAAGGCCGACCCAGCTGACAAGCAGTGAACAGGCGCTGTTTGTGGATCATCAGGGCGATGAACCCTCTTAG
- a CDS encoding ArsR/SmtB family transcription factor, producing MDGTDINLADLAKALAHPARLQILQLLRDTPGCIGGDIVEAIGLAQSTVSEHLRILKKAGIIKGEISGPRTCYALNPAALEPLSQFINALAPPAEMTCWVPDNKETI from the coding sequence ATGGATGGGACGGACATAAATCTCGCTGATCTAGCCAAGGCACTTGCCCATCCCGCGCGGCTTCAAATTCTTCAGCTACTGCGCGACACGCCGGGCTGCATCGGCGGTGATATCGTCGAGGCCATCGGGTTGGCGCAATCCACCGTCTCGGAGCATTTGCGCATTCTGAAAAAGGCCGGAATCATCAAAGGTGAAATATCCGGCCCGCGCACCTGCTATGCGCTGAACCCTGCCGCTCTTGAACCATTGTCTCAGTTCATCAACGCATTGGCACCCCCCGCAGAAATGACATGCTGGGTACCGGACAATAAGGAAACCATATGA
- the arsB gene encoding ACR3 family arsenite efflux transporter codes for MSIFERYLSIWVALAILAGLALGSLAPGLVGFLAGLEYGSVNFVVAILIWAMVYPMMIAVDFKALSRIHERPKGLIITLVVNWLIKPFTMAALGLVFFEFVFAPFIEPGTAGQYIAGMILLGAAPCTAMVFVWSQLTKGDPNYTLAQVSLNDAIMVFAYAPIVALLLGVTDIAVPWTTLVLSVVLYVLIPLLAGMITRWWMTRSAENANEAEALIGEFTARLKPFSVVGLLATVVLLFGFQGEVILSQPLVIVMIAIPLLIQSYGMFAVAYWAAKAWKVPHNVAAPCAMIGTSNFFELAVAVAIGLFGLNSIAALVTVVGVLVEVPVMLSLVWFANRTVHWFPVDGGVGRGK; via the coding sequence ATGAGCATTTTCGAACGCTACCTTTCGATCTGGGTCGCGCTGGCGATATTGGCAGGGCTCGCGCTGGGCAGTCTGGCACCCGGGCTCGTCGGGTTTCTGGCCGGACTTGAATATGGCTCCGTCAACTTTGTGGTCGCCATACTGATCTGGGCCATGGTCTACCCGATGATGATCGCGGTCGATTTCAAAGCGCTTTCACGCATCCACGAACGACCAAAGGGATTGATTATCACGCTGGTGGTGAACTGGCTAATCAAACCCTTCACAATGGCAGCGCTGGGCCTCGTGTTCTTCGAATTTGTTTTTGCGCCCTTCATCGAACCCGGAACAGCGGGCCAGTACATTGCGGGTATGATCCTGCTGGGGGCTGCGCCCTGTACGGCGATGGTTTTTGTATGGTCACAACTGACCAAAGGCGATCCGAATTACACGCTCGCACAGGTGTCCCTGAACGATGCGATCATGGTCTTTGCCTATGCGCCGATTGTTGCATTGTTGCTCGGGGTGACAGACATCGCTGTGCCTTGGACGACACTCGTGCTCTCGGTGGTCTTATACGTTCTCATTCCACTATTGGCTGGTATGATTACGCGGTGGTGGATGACCCGTTCAGCGGAAAATGCAAACGAGGCCGAGGCCTTGATCGGGGAATTCACAGCCAGGTTGAAGCCGTTTTCGGTGGTTGGCCTTCTTGCGACCGTGGTGCTACTTTTCGGTTTTCAGGGGGAGGTCATTCTTTCCCAACCGCTGGTCATCGTAATGATCGCAATCCCTCTGCTCATTCAGTCCTATGGTATGTTCGCGGTGGCCTATTGGGCTGCGAAAGCATGGAAGGTCCCGCACAATGTGGCTGCACCCTGCGCAATGATCGGCACATCGAACTTCTTCGAACTGGCGGTCGCGGTGGCAATCGGGCTGTTTGGCCTGAACTCCATCGCGGCGCTGGTCACGGTGGTCGGCGTTCTGGTCGAGGTGCCCGTGATGCTATCGCTGGTCTGGTTTGCAAACCGTACCGTTCATTGGTTTCCTGTCGATGGGGGCGTAGGTCGCGGAAAATAG
- a CDS encoding PaaI family thioesterase yields MPIATKPEDLLSQSEALKLSGLEFMQAILNGTNPGPPIGATMGYKLHSIDEGRAVFRGAPEFNVTNPMGTVHGGWYGTLLDSAMACAVMTRVPRGSVYTTLEYKVNILKGIPLGMEIDCIGQTDHVGRSTGVAHGEIRGVEDGKLYATGSTTCIVMKIA; encoded by the coding sequence TTGCCTATCGCCACCAAACCAGAAGACCTTCTTTCCCAGTCCGAAGCGCTCAAGCTCTCCGGTCTGGAATTTATGCAGGCAATCCTGAACGGCACAAATCCAGGTCCTCCGATCGGGGCGACGATGGGATACAAACTTCATAGTATCGACGAAGGCCGCGCCGTGTTTCGCGGCGCGCCGGAATTTAATGTGACGAACCCCATGGGGACGGTCCACGGCGGTTGGTACGGCACTCTTCTGGATTCGGCGATGGCCTGTGCAGTGATGACACGCGTGCCGCGCGGATCGGTTTATACCACCTTGGAATATAAGGTGAATATTCTTAAGGGCATCCCGCTGGGCATGGAGATCGATTGCATTGGCCAGACCGATCATGTGGGACGGTCCACCGGAGTAGCCCATGGCGAGATCAGGGGCGTGGAGGATGGCAAGCTTTATGCGACCGGATCAACCACCTGCATCGTGATGAAGATCGCCTGA
- the metF gene encoding methylenetetrahydrofolate reductase [NAD(P)H] → MPTPNVSFEVFPPRNVDAAFNLWDTAHTLAPLNPRFFSVTYGAGGTTRDLTHDAAHVLRRTSGLPVAAHLTCVGASKTETLEVADNFAKIGVTDIVALRGDPQDGADTFTPHPEGFADSCALIEALADKGTFNIRVGAYPDSHPEATDMAANVAWLKRKFESGADEAITQFFFEADSFLRFRDACAAAGITKQVTPGILPILNWKSARKFATRCGTPVPAWLDEAFDAAIRDDRHDLLATALCTEMCDTLIEEGVEDLHFYTLNRAELTRDVCRALGVTPQVAVRNVA, encoded by the coding sequence ATGCCAACGCCCAATGTCTCATTCGAAGTCTTCCCGCCGCGAAACGTCGATGCGGCCTTTAATCTTTGGGACACAGCGCATACACTTGCCCCGCTTAATCCGCGTTTTTTCTCTGTGACATACGGGGCTGGCGGCACAACCCGCGACCTTACGCATGACGCGGCCCACGTGCTGCGCCGCACGTCCGGCCTACCCGTTGCCGCGCACCTGACCTGCGTTGGTGCGAGCAAAACGGAAACGCTCGAAGTCGCTGATAATTTTGCGAAAATCGGGGTCACGGACATCGTTGCCCTTCGCGGCGATCCGCAGGACGGAGCTGATACGTTTACACCTCATCCCGAAGGGTTCGCGGACAGCTGCGCCTTGATCGAGGCATTGGCAGACAAAGGAACATTCAATATCCGCGTCGGCGCATATCCTGATAGCCACCCTGAAGCGACAGATATGGCGGCGAACGTTGCATGGCTGAAGCGCAAGTTTGAATCCGGTGCCGATGAGGCGATCACGCAGTTCTTCTTTGAAGCGGACAGCTTTTTGCGCTTCCGCGACGCTTGCGCGGCGGCTGGCATCACCAAGCAGGTCACTCCCGGTATTCTGCCCATCCTGAATTGGAAATCAGCCCGTAAATTCGCCACCCGCTGCGGGACACCTGTTCCCGCGTGGCTGGATGAAGCGTTCGACGCAGCGATCAGAGATGACCGGCATGACCTGCTCGCCACTGCCCTTTGCACCGAGATGTGTGACACGCTTATCGAGGAAGGGGTCGAGGACCTGCACTTCTACACCCTTAATCGTGCGGAGCTGACACGCGATGTCTGCCGCGCGTTGGGTGTGACACCTCAGGTTGCCGTTCGCAACGTGGCGTAA
- a CDS encoding LysR family transcriptional regulator — MHIEFRHLRTIQAIHEAGGLARAAEQMNITQSALSHQVKGLEDQAGVELFVRRSKPLKLSPAGQRLLKLAQQVLPQVQALQDEFTGLRAGSTGRMHIAIECHACFEWLFPVLEQFRRSWPDVDVDIRPGLAFDALPALLREEVDLVVSSDPEDLPGVEFVELFDYKAVFVAASTHPLAAKPFVEAADFRNETLITYPVERTRLDVFSQLLIPAKVEPANIRQVELTAVILLLVASNRGVSVLPDWVVREVKYSSDYVTRPLTENGITRRLYAAVRTDDLGKPFMDQLLQLAGVEARKLQTM, encoded by the coding sequence ATGCATATCGAGTTCCGGCATTTGCGCACAATTCAGGCAATACACGAAGCGGGTGGTCTGGCGCGGGCAGCCGAGCAGATGAACATCACCCAATCTGCGCTGAGCCATCAGGTAAAGGGCCTCGAAGATCAGGCCGGAGTGGAGCTTTTTGTGCGTCGCTCAAAGCCGCTCAAGCTCTCTCCTGCGGGGCAAAGATTGCTCAAACTTGCGCAGCAGGTTCTGCCGCAAGTTCAGGCGCTTCAGGATGAATTCACCGGATTGCGCGCGGGCAGTACAGGCCGGATGCACATCGCGATTGAGTGTCACGCATGTTTCGAATGGCTGTTTCCTGTGCTTGAACAGTTCCGCCGCTCGTGGCCGGATGTCGACGTTGATATCCGCCCCGGTCTTGCCTTTGATGCGCTGCCTGCGCTGCTGCGCGAAGAGGTGGATCTGGTTGTGTCATCGGACCCCGAAGACCTGCCCGGCGTCGAATTTGTTGAGCTTTTTGACTACAAAGCAGTTTTCGTCGCTGCATCAACGCATCCGCTTGCTGCAAAACCTTTTGTAGAGGCTGCCGATTTCCGCAATGAGACTTTGATCACCTATCCGGTTGAACGGACACGGCTGGATGTCTTCAGCCAGCTGTTAATCCCCGCCAAGGTAGAACCTGCCAACATCCGACAGGTTGAGTTGACGGCTGTCATCCTTCTGCTCGTGGCGTCCAATCGCGGCGTTTCTGTTTTGCCGGATTGGGTGGTGCGGGAAGTGAAATACTCTTCCGACTACGTGACACGCCCCCTGACAGAGAACGGGATCACCCGTAGGCTTTATGCCGCTGTTCGGACCGATGATTTGGGTAAACCGTTTATGGACCAGCTCTTGCAACTTGCAGGTGTTGAGGCCCGTAAACTGCAGACGATGTGA
- a CDS encoding NADP-dependent oxidoreductase has product MSTQMQQIVLASRPDGAPSHDNFRLESADMPTPGDGEVLVEVHYMSLDPYMRGRMDDAKSYAAPVPIGGKMEGGSAGKVIASNAPNLKEGDMVFGPFGWATHAVADAKMCRKLDPEQAPITTSLGVLGMPGLTGWHGLMAYGKPKAGETLVVAAATGPVGSMVGQLAKSLGLRVVGVAGGADKCKTAVEHFGFDACLDHRAYDDAKSLREALKAECPKGIDIYFENVGGKVLEAVIPLMRPFGRIPICGMIAWYNAGGLGENAGGAGLTAPKLWRTILVNFLSVNGFIISNHWDRFPEFINEVAPKVASGEIAVQEDITEGLENAPQAFMDLLTGGNTGKAIVKVV; this is encoded by the coding sequence ATGAGCACCCAAATGCAGCAGATCGTTCTCGCCAGCCGCCCTGATGGCGCGCCGAGCCACGACAACTTCCGGCTTGAGAGCGCGGACATGCCGACGCCGGGCGACGGCGAAGTCTTGGTCGAAGTGCATTACATGTCCCTTGACCCCTATATGCGGGGCCGAATGGATGACGCGAAATCTTATGCAGCCCCGGTTCCGATTGGAGGCAAGATGGAAGGCGGCAGCGCGGGCAAGGTTATCGCTTCGAACGCTCCAAATCTGAAAGAAGGCGACATGGTCTTTGGACCTTTCGGCTGGGCCACCCATGCGGTTGCCGATGCCAAGATGTGCCGCAAGCTTGATCCTGAACAGGCACCAATCACCACGTCATTGGGCGTTCTGGGTATGCCCGGTCTGACCGGCTGGCACGGGTTGATGGCTTACGGAAAACCTAAAGCGGGCGAAACGCTTGTCGTAGCTGCGGCAACGGGGCCCGTCGGCTCTATGGTTGGTCAGCTGGCAAAGTCACTGGGATTGCGCGTTGTAGGCGTGGCCGGTGGCGCGGACAAATGCAAAACAGCAGTGGAGCATTTCGGCTTTGATGCCTGCCTTGACCACCGCGCCTACGATGATGCGAAATCCCTACGCGAAGCGCTGAAGGCCGAATGCCCCAAGGGCATCGATATCTACTTCGAAAACGTGGGCGGCAAGGTGCTGGAAGCGGTGATCCCGCTCATGCGTCCGTTCGGCCGTATCCCGATCTGTGGCATGATCGCATGGTATAACGCTGGTGGTCTTGGCGAAAACGCAGGCGGTGCCGGTTTGACTGCGCCAAAGCTCTGGCGCACCATTCTGGTCAACTTCCTTTCCGTCAACGGTTTCATCATCTCGAACCATTGGGACCGCTTTCCTGAGTTTATCAATGAGGTAGCACCCAAAGTTGCCAGCGGCGAGATTGCCGTTCAGGAAGACATCACCGAGGGTCTGGAGAACGCGCCACAAGCATTCATGGACCTGCTGACCGGCGGCAACACCGGCAAAGCGATTGTGAAAGTCGTCTGA
- a CDS encoding inositol monophosphatase family protein, whose translation MVGSANLNIMIKAARKAGRALTKDFREVENLQVSVKGAGDFVSKADIGAEQIIKSELMNARPTYGWLAEEGGEEEGADPTRRWIVDPLDGTTNFLHGLPHWAVSIALEHKGQIVAGVVFDPSKDEMFFAEKGAGAWMNETRIRVSGRHRMIESIFSTGLPFGGRSDLPHTLQELARVMPVCAGVRRWGAASLDLAYVAAGRYDGFWERRLQPWDLAAGLVIVREAGGLVEPLEQGRDIVADGQIICSNEPIFTGFAKAVRG comes from the coding sequence ATGGTTGGCAGTGCAAATCTGAATATTATGATCAAAGCGGCCCGCAAGGCCGGACGGGCTTTGACCAAAGACTTTCGCGAGGTCGAGAACCTTCAGGTATCGGTCAAGGGTGCGGGCGACTTCGTGTCAAAAGCCGACATCGGTGCAGAGCAAATCATCAAAAGCGAGCTGATGAACGCCCGTCCCACTTACGGCTGGTTGGCCGAAGAGGGAGGCGAGGAAGAAGGGGCGGACCCTACGCGCCGCTGGATCGTGGATCCGCTCGATGGGACGACGAATTTCTTGCACGGTTTGCCGCACTGGGCCGTCTCTATCGCACTTGAGCATAAAGGCCAGATCGTTGCGGGCGTGGTTTTCGACCCCTCCAAGGACGAGATGTTCTTTGCCGAAAAGGGTGCGGGTGCCTGGATGAACGAGACGCGTATACGCGTTTCGGGCCGCCACAGAATGATCGAGAGTATTTTCTCCACCGGTCTGCCTTTCGGCGGTCGTTCCGATCTGCCGCATACTTTGCAAGAGCTGGCTCGCGTGATGCCGGTATGCGCGGGTGTACGCCGCTGGGGCGCTGCCTCTCTTGATTTGGCGTATGTAGCTGCGGGCCGCTACGATGGCTTTTGGGAGCGCCGTTTGCAGCCTTGGGATCTGGCGGCCGGACTGGTCATCGTGCGTGAGGCGGGTGGTTTGGTCGAACCGCTGGAACAAGGGCGCGATATCGTAGCCGACGGTCAGATCATTTGCTCGAACGAGCCGATCTTTACAGGGTTTGCGAAAGCCGTGCGCGGCTAG
- a CDS encoding GFA family protein, translated as MSTPTDIKASCHCGAVNLTATLPFGLSDVGRCNCSFCARRQAASVTATAASVVVTKGADNLSLYTWGTGTAKHYFCKTCGIYTHHKRRADPTQCGINLGCIEGVDPWDFDPIRWSDGRNHPSDRSS; from the coding sequence ATGAGCACCCCCACAGACATCAAAGCGTCCTGTCATTGCGGCGCGGTTAACCTGACTGCCACCTTGCCCTTTGGGCTTTCCGATGTGGGACGCTGTAACTGCTCATTCTGTGCACGCAGGCAAGCGGCATCCGTCACAGCGACGGCAGCTTCTGTGGTTGTTACCAAAGGCGCAGATAATCTGTCGCTTTACACATGGGGTACGGGGACGGCCAAGCACTACTTTTGCAAAACTTGCGGCATCTATACACATCACAAACGCCGTGCGGACCCCACACAATGCGGGATCAACCTGGGCTGTATTGAAGGCGTCGATCCTTGGGATTTCGATCCAATCCGCTGGAGTGACGGGCGCAATCACCCGTCAGACAGATCGTCCTAG
- a CDS encoding rhomboid family intramembrane serine protease, whose translation MFPIRDHNPSGRVAYVTYVLMALNIGIFLSYVPILSDDRALYEFYNSYALVPARIGEGYGFEGLFTSMFLHGGWMHLAGNMLFLWIFGDNVEEEMGHFKYLLFYLATGAAAGLTQVAIDPSSRIPMVGASGAIAGVMGAYLLLFPKAKVDILIIFIVFFRIFPIPAWIMLMLWFGMQFLGGLGSDPTAGGTAFWAHAGGFVAGLIGALPFWLKRGGVTFWQRTDGHPPHPETKYPRINSSRIPKVKRR comes from the coding sequence ATGTTTCCTATTCGCGATCACAACCCGTCTGGCCGCGTGGCCTATGTCACCTACGTGCTGATGGCGCTGAACATTGGCATCTTCCTCAGCTATGTGCCGATCCTGTCAGACGATCGGGCCCTCTATGAATTTTACAATAGCTACGCTTTGGTCCCTGCCCGCATCGGTGAAGGATACGGGTTCGAGGGATTATTCACATCAATGTTCCTGCACGGCGGATGGATGCATCTGGCCGGCAACATGCTGTTCTTGTGGATCTTCGGAGACAACGTTGAAGAAGAGATGGGGCACTTCAAGTATTTGTTGTTCTACCTCGCAACCGGAGCGGCAGCAGGCCTTACCCAAGTCGCGATAGACCCAAGCTCGCGTATTCCGATGGTCGGCGCATCGGGTGCCATTGCGGGGGTCATGGGGGCCTACCTTTTGCTCTTCCCAAAGGCCAAGGTAGATATTCTGATTATCTTTATCGTGTTTTTCCGTATTTTCCCGATCCCTGCGTGGATCATGCTGATGCTCTGGTTCGGCATGCAATTTCTGGGCGGTCTGGGCTCCGATCCAACTGCGGGCGGCACCGCTTTCTGGGCACATGCGGGTGGCTTTGTTGCGGGATTGATCGGCGCTTTGCCTTTTTGGCTCAAACGCGGCGGCGTTACGTTCTGGCAGCGTACGGATGGCCATCCACCGCATCCTGAGACCAAATATCCGCGCATCAACAGCAGCCGCATCCCAAAGGTCAAACGCAGATGA